In Chryseobacterium gleum, a single genomic region encodes these proteins:
- a CDS encoding Crp/Fnr family transcriptional regulator, whose product MSDLLFRNISQYINLSEEDFQQFVKPFELKMFKKKEVVLKEGDYCLFEGFVLSGCFKIYYLNENGFEQTLYFAVEGWWITDIDSLINNVPSILNIEALEDSEVLMISKKEKENLYETMPNTEKLFRIMNQKSSVALQRRILSLTGKTADKRYLEFLGKYPGLEQRITQQQVASYLGITHEFLSKIRKKISSQ is encoded by the coding sequence ATGTCCGATTTACTTTTTAGAAATATCAGTCAATACATCAATCTTTCAGAAGAGGATTTTCAGCAGTTTGTAAAGCCTTTTGAACTCAAAATGTTTAAAAAGAAAGAGGTTGTTCTCAAAGAAGGTGATTACTGCCTTTTTGAGGGTTTTGTACTGAGTGGCTGCTTTAAAATCTATTATCTTAATGAAAACGGTTTTGAGCAAACCTTATATTTTGCTGTTGAAGGCTGGTGGATTACAGATATTGACAGTCTTATCAATAATGTTCCCAGTATTCTGAATATTGAAGCTCTTGAAGACAGTGAAGTGCTGATGATTTCCAAAAAAGAGAAAGAAAATCTATACGAAACAATGCCAAACACAGAAAAGCTTTTCAGAATTATGAATCAGAAATCTTCGGTAGCACTGCAAAGGAGAATTCTTTCTTTAACAGGAAAAACAGCTGATAAAAGATATCTTGAATTTCTTGGAAAGTATCCGGGACTGGAACAGAGAATTACCCAGCAGCAGGTTGCTTCGTATCTGGGAATTACCCATGAGTTTTTAAGTAAAATAAGAAAGAAAATTTCAAGTCAATGA
- a CDS encoding triacylglycerol lipase superfamily protein → MTNPSLDAYQQVFAMSGLANRAGGYNGTGTELQQQLQYDLSFYFNNVPPVKIMNQTTPSTADPSVTPVLGDWNLVWGPALIEETDENDKPTGVADNALYVAQCDTVAFPGGPAVPVYVVAIAATNPSSLYDWETEDFSVSEVVNWTTYDPSNFTPSSYNGTDPYISKGTATGVGILLGLISPDTAASPNTTLQQFLAGLNPDPDTAIIFCGHSLAGALSPTLALYLKENKDLDAFGVTLVYPTAGPTPGETAFASLFNTTFPPLPAGWQAQTGDYQSWNTMHWNDLDVVPHAWPAADLEEIATIYGQSPDRLTAFTLETLQNIALADASVSGVTYTRIQNQSLPGKLQNSDGPGVSINTPPQSLYDYMYQLFLQHVDMYSGIPSFGPGYPQVNGLILQQPLPQPQQVKLVPGVTAVTKFEMIMKIINQIIGWISLRYAATQGITQQNVEVNE, encoded by the coding sequence ATGACAAATCCATCTTTAGACGCATACCAACAGGTTTTTGCAATGTCAGGTCTTGCCAACCGTGCCGGGGGCTACAATGGTACCGGCACCGAATTGCAGCAACAGCTTCAGTATGACCTATCTTTTTATTTCAACAATGTTCCTCCTGTTAAAATAATGAATCAGACTACCCCCTCAACAGCTGATCCTTCAGTTACTCCGGTATTGGGAGACTGGAATCTTGTCTGGGGCCCAGCTCTGATTGAAGAAACCGACGAAAATGACAAACCTACAGGGGTTGCAGATAATGCTTTGTATGTAGCTCAATGTGACACAGTCGCATTTCCGGGAGGGCCTGCAGTGCCTGTCTACGTTGTGGCTATCGCAGCTACCAATCCATCCTCCCTTTACGACTGGGAAACGGAAGATTTTTCAGTATCGGAGGTGGTCAACTGGACAACGTATGATCCTTCCAATTTTACACCATCATCGTATAATGGAACTGATCCCTATATTTCAAAAGGAACCGCTACCGGTGTAGGTATACTCCTCGGACTTATAAGCCCGGATACGGCCGCATCACCTAATACCACACTCCAGCAGTTTCTTGCCGGTTTAAATCCGGATCCTGATACAGCCATTATTTTTTGCGGACACAGCCTTGCAGGAGCATTATCACCTACCCTTGCCCTCTATCTGAAAGAAAATAAAGATCTTGATGCTTTCGGGGTAACACTGGTATATCCTACTGCCGGACCTACTCCGGGTGAGACAGCGTTTGCCAGCCTGTTCAATACTACATTTCCACCTTTACCTGCCGGATGGCAGGCTCAGACAGGAGATTATCAGAGCTGGAACACCATGCACTGGAACGATCTGGATGTGGTACCACATGCCTGGCCGGCAGCAGATCTGGAAGAGATTGCAACGATATATGGCCAATCTCCTGACAGGCTTACTGCCTTTACATTAGAAACTTTGCAGAATATTGCCCTTGCTGATGCTTCCGTGTCAGGTGTAACCTATACAAGGATACAAAACCAGTCACTTCCGGGTAAACTTCAGAACTCGGATGGGCCTGGTGTCAGCATCAATACACCACCCCAGTCTTTGTATGATTATATGTACCAGTTATTTTTGCAGCACGTAGATATGTACTCGGGCATCCCTTCCTTTGGTCCTGGTTATCCTCAGGTAAACGGACTTATTCTGCAGCAGCCATTACCTCAGCCTCAGCAGGTGAAGCTGGTACCGGGAGTAACTGCTGTTACAAAATTTGAGATGATTATGAAAATAATCAATCAGATCATCGGCTGGATTTCTCTTCGTTATGCGGCGACCCAGGGAATCACTCAACAGAACGTTGAAGTGAATGAATAA
- a CDS encoding LolA family protein encodes MKNIISKVILGSFVVGAVGMANAQKIDAKAKKILDDITANYNSKKNSYFKFSFGSGLNGQVTKTEPGIYYVAGEKYKLKIMDTEQIFDGSKIYNINADDMEVTIAKPNGSSTMFSPINYLTTYRNDYNVTYNGKKMVNGVNADFIKLTPVKTNGIKYVYLFVDSVKKQMVKLEQHGTNKDVAVIAIKEYKENQELDPNMFVFDKNKFKNYIITEL; translated from the coding sequence ATGAAAAATATTATTTCAAAAGTTATATTGGGAAGTTTTGTTGTAGGTGCAGTAGGTATGGCCAATGCTCAGAAGATTGATGCTAAAGCTAAAAAGATATTGGATGATATTACAGCCAACTATAATTCTAAAAAGAATTCTTACTTCAAATTTTCTTTTGGAAGCGGTCTTAACGGACAGGTGACAAAAACAGAACCCGGTATTTATTATGTTGCCGGAGAAAAGTACAAACTGAAGATCATGGATACAGAACAGATCTTCGACGGAAGCAAAATTTACAACATCAACGCTGATGATATGGAAGTAACCATTGCCAAACCTAACGGAAGCAGTACCATGTTCTCCCCTATCAATTATCTTACCACCTACAGGAACGATTATAATGTAACCTACAACGGTAAGAAAATGGTAAACGGCGTTAATGCTGACTTTATCAAGCTGACCCCGGTAAAAACAAACGGTATAAAGTATGTTTATCTTTTTGTAGATTCAGTAAAGAAGCAAATGGTAAAACTTGAACAGCATGGAACCAACAAAGATGTTGCAGTAATCGCTATTAAAGAATACAAAGAAAACCAGGAGCTGGATCCTAATATGTTTGTTTTTGATAAGAATAAATTCAAAAACTACATTATAACAGAACTTTAG
- a CDS encoding FtsK/SpoIIIE family DNA translocase, with translation MDKKTQKKPTEMPEKGRILSKPRIFFGLTFILLSAVLAFSFISYLMNWKADQSQAGTMLDKSIKSSNIFGKVGDWLGNIFIFESIGIASFIIAFLLLVVGTLILKKKIFKPWKTIGHSLFFICWLPIFMGALTKGQGVLGGVYGYQIMDYLNSIIGSVGLWTVLAASILLYFILEFNLRPSSIKAKLNKINENTIGKVKSMMPDSNEDFEADEELKEEAEETEEEKEAAPRVTVSDVTNNTSNTSMNVKKEPEPVSVPKGFPEVPVSSDIETITTPNHTSFDTFDTNPGSTSEPVSLNLSTKPVVPVSTPEEAFDIRPSAPSAVITGSQVKEDIKFNVEVAPVIDILDDSEKKSQDLVEKHGLYDHKLDLANFQMPPVDLLKDYGNEEISINKEELEENKNKIVGLLKNFNVGIAEIKATIGPTVTLYEIVPEAGIRVAAIKKLQDDIALNLSALGIRIIAPMPGKGTIGIEVPRKNPTMVSMRSVIASQKFQNTDMDLPVVFGKTISNEIFMADLSKMPHLLMAGATGQGKSVGINAILTSLLYKKHPSELKFVMVDPKKVELSLYSKIERHYLAKLPDAEEAIITDTNKVINTLNSLCIEMDTRYDLLKNAFCKNLKEYNKKFAERKLNPENGHRYLPYIVLVVDEFADLIMTAGKEVELPIARLAQLARAVGIHLIVATQRPSVNVITGMIKANFPARAAFRVISSVDSRTILDSPGADQLIGKGDMLYFNGNEILRLQCAFVDTPEVERLAEFIGEQKGYASALLLPEYVSEDSTSSVGAFDPNEKDALFEEAARIIVSTQQGSTSMLQRQLKLGYNRAGRIMDQLEASGIVGGFNGAKAREVLISDLHSLEQFLEDLRN, from the coding sequence ATGGATAAAAAGACACAAAAAAAACCGACTGAAATGCCTGAAAAAGGCAGAATTTTATCTAAGCCACGTATTTTTTTCGGGCTTACCTTTATACTTTTATCTGCTGTTCTTGCCTTCTCATTCATCTCTTACCTGATGAACTGGAAAGCAGATCAAAGCCAGGCAGGGACTATGCTGGACAAGAGTATAAAATCTTCCAATATCTTTGGTAAGGTGGGTGACTGGCTTGGTAATATTTTCATTTTTGAAAGTATTGGTATAGCCTCATTTATCATCGCATTTTTGCTGCTTGTAGTAGGAACACTGATTCTTAAGAAGAAAATATTCAAGCCATGGAAAACCATTGGCCACTCTCTGTTTTTTATCTGCTGGCTTCCTATTTTTATGGGAGCACTTACGAAAGGTCAGGGTGTTTTAGGTGGCGTCTATGGATATCAGATTATGGATTATCTTAATTCCATCATTGGCTCTGTAGGTCTTTGGACCGTACTGGCAGCAAGTATCCTGTTATATTTTATCCTTGAATTTAATCTTCGTCCTAGTTCAATCAAAGCGAAACTGAATAAAATTAATGAAAATACGATTGGAAAAGTAAAATCTATGATGCCGGACTCTAATGAAGATTTCGAAGCGGATGAGGAACTGAAAGAAGAAGCAGAGGAAACAGAAGAAGAAAAAGAAGCTGCTCCCCGTGTTACAGTAAGTGATGTTACCAATAACACTTCCAATACTTCAATGAATGTAAAAAAGGAACCGGAGCCGGTAAGTGTTCCGAAAGGATTTCCTGAAGTTCCCGTTTCGTCAGATATAGAAACCATTACCACTCCAAATCATACTTCTTTTGATACTTTTGATACGAATCCGGGCAGTACTTCTGAGCCGGTAAGTTTAAACCTGTCTACAAAACCAGTTGTTCCTGTATCAACTCCGGAGGAGGCATTTGACATCAGACCTTCTGCTCCATCTGCTGTTATCACAGGTTCTCAGGTGAAGGAAGATATTAAGTTTAACGTAGAAGTAGCTCCTGTTATTGATATTCTGGATGATTCCGAAAAAAAATCCCAGGATCTGGTAGAAAAGCATGGTTTATATGACCATAAGCTGGATCTGGCCAATTTCCAGATGCCACCTGTAGATCTGCTGAAAGATTATGGTAATGAAGAGATCTCCATCAATAAAGAAGAATTAGAAGAAAATAAAAATAAAATCGTTGGACTTCTGAAGAATTTCAACGTTGGAATTGCAGAGATCAAAGCAACAATCGGTCCTACTGTTACCTTATACGAAATTGTTCCGGAAGCAGGAATCAGAGTGGCAGCGATTAAAAAACTGCAGGATGATATTGCATTGAACCTTTCTGCATTAGGAATCAGAATCATTGCTCCAATGCCCGGAAAAGGGACAATCGGTATTGAAGTGCCAAGAAAAAATCCTACAATGGTTTCTATGCGTTCTGTAATTGCTTCCCAGAAGTTTCAGAATACAGATATGGATCTTCCGGTGGTTTTCGGGAAGACCATTTCCAATGAAATTTTCATGGCTGACCTTTCAAAAATGCCACACTTACTGATGGCGGGAGCTACGGGTCAGGGTAAATCTGTAGGGATTAATGCCATCCTGACTTCCCTTCTTTATAAAAAGCATCCAAGTGAACTGAAGTTCGTAATGGTGGATCCTAAAAAGGTGGAACTTTCATTATATTCAAAAATTGAAAGACATTACCTGGCCAAACTTCCTGATGCGGAAGAAGCAATTATCACAGATACCAATAAAGTAATCAATACCCTGAACTCTCTGTGTATTGAAATGGATACCCGATATGACCTTCTTAAAAATGCTTTCTGTAAAAACCTGAAAGAATACAATAAGAAATTTGCAGAAAGAAAATTAAATCCTGAAAACGGGCACCGTTACTTACCTTATATTGTACTGGTAGTGGATGAGTTTGCCGATCTTATTATGACCGCAGGAAAAGAAGTTGAATTACCGATTGCCAGACTTGCACAGCTTGCCAGAGCCGTAGGTATTCACCTTATCGTTGCCACGCAAAGACCTTCTGTAAACGTTATTACAGGTATGATCAAGGCTAACTTTCCGGCAAGAGCTGCCTTCAGGGTAATCTCCAGCGTAGACTCCAGAACGATTCTTGACTCTCCGGGAGCGGATCAGCTGATTGGTAAAGGAGATATGCTTTATTTCAACGGAAACGAAATCTTAAGACTTCAGTGTGCTTTTGTAGATACTCCGGAAGTGGAAAGACTGGCAGAATTTATCGGAGAACAGAAAGGCTATGCCTCAGCGTTATTACTTCCTGAATATGTTTCTGAAGATTCAACAAGTTCAGTAGGCGCTTTTGATCCAAATGAAAAAGACGCCCTGTTTGAAGAAGCTGCAAGAATTATTGTTTCTACACAACAAGGGTCTACATCAATGCTTCAGAGACAGTTGAAGCTTGGTTACAACAGAGCCGGAAGAATTATGGATCAACTGGAAGCAAGCGGTATTGTGGGAGGATTCAATGGGGCTAAAGCGAGAGAGGTGCTGATCAGTGATCTACATTCTTTGGAGCAGTTCCTTGAAGATTTACGAAACTAA
- a CDS encoding cysteine hydrolase family protein, which yields MKNKFKIILTLGLILISMITMNAQQQKMENTALLIIDVQNDYFPGGKMTLEKSEQAAENIRKVLDYFRENHLPVIHIRHISTNDGATFFLPDTDGVKINNRVLPQENEKIITKHFPNSFRETDLLNYLQSKKIKSLVITGMMTDVCVESTTRAAFDFGFTNTVIGDATATRNRELNGEVLKAEEVQRSFMAGISALGNLYARVINAKEFLNK from the coding sequence ATGAAAAACAAATTCAAAATTATTCTGACCTTAGGTCTGATATTAATTTCAATGATTACAATGAACGCACAACAACAAAAAATGGAAAACACAGCATTATTAATTATCGATGTACAGAATGATTATTTCCCGGGAGGAAAAATGACCCTGGAAAAGTCTGAACAGGCTGCAGAAAATATCCGGAAAGTATTAGATTATTTCAGAGAAAATCATCTTCCTGTTATTCATATCCGGCATATCTCTACCAATGACGGGGCGACTTTTTTCCTTCCGGATACAGATGGGGTTAAAATCAATAATCGGGTTTTACCGCAGGAGAATGAAAAAATAATTACCAAACATTTTCCCAACAGCTTCAGGGAAACTGACCTTCTGAACTATCTTCAGTCAAAGAAAATTAAAAGTCTTGTAATTACAGGAATGATGACAGATGTCTGTGTGGAATCTACTACCAGAGCGGCTTTTGATTTCGGATTCACTAATACCGTTATTGGTGATGCCACTGCAACCAGAAATCGTGAACTGAATGGGGAAGTACTAAAGGCTGAAGAAGTTCAAAGGTCCTTCATGGCGGGGATATCTGCTCTTGGAAATCTTTATGCCCGAGTAATAAATGCAAAAGAATTTTTAAATAAATAG
- a CDS encoding 3-oxoacyl-ACP synthase III family protein produces the protein MMTKIIGVGNYIPSETITNLFFDKHIFLNEEGVVLKENNASITDKLKKITGIEERRYADNTQVTSDLGYIAAKKAIENSEIDPETLDYIIFAHNFGDVRFGTVQSDMVPSLAARVKHLLGIRNNFCVAYDVLFGCPGWIEGVIQAHAFIRSGMAKRCLVIGAETLSRVVDIHDRDSMIYADGAGAAVLEVNNDDDSGIKAHLSASYTLEEKDYLYFGKSYNNERCPDTRYIKMDGRKIYEFALVNVPDAMKKCLDNSGYSIEQLNKIIIHQANEKMDEAIVNRFYQLYGKPVPENIMPMVIHKLGNSSVATIPSLLTMILQDELEHHKISKGDIVLFASVGAGMNINAFVYQF, from the coding sequence ATGATGACAAAAATTATCGGGGTAGGAAACTACATCCCATCGGAAACCATAACCAATTTATTTTTTGATAAACATATTTTTCTTAATGAAGAAGGAGTCGTATTAAAAGAGAATAATGCTTCCATTACGGATAAGCTGAAGAAGATTACGGGGATTGAAGAAAGAAGATATGCCGACAATACACAGGTTACTTCTGATCTTGGATATATTGCCGCAAAGAAGGCTATAGAAAATTCAGAAATTGATCCGGAAACTTTAGACTATATTATCTTTGCCCACAACTTTGGAGATGTCCGCTTTGGAACGGTTCAGTCGGATATGGTACCCAGCCTTGCAGCAAGGGTAAAACATTTGTTGGGAATCAGAAATAATTTCTGCGTAGCTTATGATGTCCTTTTCGGATGTCCGGGTTGGATTGAAGGAGTGATACAGGCCCATGCATTTATCAGATCCGGAATGGCAAAAAGGTGTCTTGTAATTGGAGCAGAAACCCTTTCGCGCGTGGTAGATATTCATGACAGGGACAGCATGATCTATGCTGACGGGGCAGGAGCAGCCGTTCTGGAAGTCAATAATGATGATGACTCCGGTATTAAAGCTCACTTATCCGCTTCCTATACATTGGAAGAAAAAGATTATCTGTATTTTGGAAAATCTTACAACAACGAAAGATGTCCTGATACCCGGTACATCAAAATGGATGGCAGAAAAATCTACGAATTTGCCCTGGTAAATGTTCCGGATGCCATGAAAAAATGTCTTGATAACAGTGGATATTCCATCGAGCAATTGAATAAAATTATTATCCATCAGGCGAATGAAAAAATGGATGAAGCCATCGTTAACCGATTTTACCAGTTATATGGAAAGCCGGTTCCGGAAAACATCATGCCTATGGTGATCCATAAACTTGGAAACAGCAGTGTGGCTACGATTCCTTCTTTACTGACAATGATTCTGCAGGATGAGCTGGAACATCATAAGATCAGCAAAGGTGATATCGTATTATTTGCGTCTGTAGGGGCTGGAATGAACATTAATGCTTTTGTTTATCAGTTTTAA
- a CDS encoding alpha/beta hydrolase yields the protein MKVLCRMDASKKLKAKEYCAALSDFKNAFGLQAKVGVYEYVSGASAAANCSDTKTAVEWLKKSYDLGLGKNRDEIIYLKTNERFKNLTSDTEFQQIITGMENKLAQKEEDKRKEAELWNQEIIRNQITENKPFNQPSPGFALYFTETGGMKIPYIVFVPKSYKASAKTRVIFYLHGGVNSLNDFYYKNTDVKAEPIFSVGENFNAIIVYPFAKKDFGWVDQKKAFENIFTIVHDIEKKYNVDRNKIYLGGMSNGGTATFWFASQKKTPFRAFYAFAPNPVLNIGDVSFENITKKHPLYTVNAKDDGVFSYENVFKIYNQNKSRATGWTFKTLEKGSHAFIYNPEINKELLTHFFSEVLK from the coding sequence ATGAAAGTTTTATGCAGGATGGATGCCTCCAAAAAATTAAAAGCAAAGGAGTATTGTGCTGCACTTTCAGATTTTAAAAACGCTTTTGGTCTGCAGGCAAAAGTTGGAGTGTATGAATATGTAAGTGGTGCTTCAGCGGCCGCCAATTGCAGTGATACAAAAACAGCAGTAGAGTGGTTAAAAAAAAGTTATGATCTTGGATTAGGAAAAAACCGTGATGAAATAATCTATCTGAAAACCAATGAAAGATTTAAAAATCTTACTTCTGATACGGAATTTCAGCAGATTATAACAGGTATGGAAAATAAACTGGCTCAAAAGGAAGAGGATAAAAGAAAAGAAGCAGAGCTGTGGAACCAGGAGATTATCCGTAATCAGATTACAGAAAATAAACCCTTCAATCAGCCTTCACCCGGGTTTGCCTTGTATTTTACTGAAACTGGAGGTATGAAAATTCCATATATTGTTTTCGTTCCCAAGAGTTATAAAGCTTCTGCAAAAACAAGAGTGATCTTTTACCTTCATGGAGGAGTAAATTCACTGAATGATTTTTACTATAAAAATACTGACGTCAAAGCAGAACCCATTTTTTCAGTAGGGGAAAATTTTAATGCCATTATTGTTTATCCTTTTGCTAAAAAAGATTTTGGATGGGTTGACCAGAAGAAGGCATTTGAGAATATATTTACAATTGTACATGATATTGAGAAAAAATACAATGTAGACCGGAATAAAATATACCTTGGAGGAATGTCTAACGGTGGAACTGCCACCTTCTGGTTTGCATCACAGAAAAAGACACCTTTCCGGGCTTTTTATGCTTTTGCTCCCAACCCTGTATTGAATATCGGGGATGTTTCATTTGAGAATATCACAAAAAAGCATCCGTTGTATACTGTGAATGCAAAAGATGATGGTGTTTTCAGCTATGAAAATGTCTTTAAAATTTATAATCAAAATAAATCCAGGGCAACAGGATGGACATTTAAAACCCTGGAGAAAGGATCTCATGCTTTCATTTATAATCCGGAGATCAATAAAGAATTGTTAACACATTTCTTTTCAGAAGTTTTAAAATAA
- a CDS encoding LptF/LptG family permease has product MLKILDRYIIKTFFGPFFFIFSVLFFIFIVNIIWVQLGQFMGKGLSYWQILKLLFYLGVNVISMVLPLTILLASIMSFGEFGERYELAAMKAAGIPLTRVMTPLLGISTALAIMLFFFSNNIIPDFQKKAKNMLFNIAQTKPAINFTPGQFIDQIPGYMVKFDKIYGENGENIEGVFVHKKANAYENQQSVVAEKGKFVPAANKNYLKLVLYNGYVFEDAFAGKGDNVRQKQPDQAIKFDTLVSHFDISEIINKAIEKEQITDDYRFQTYNQLDGTITKTKKDNKQFFDNIGSEVLNQTNSVITYMDKGNKHKVAPKTQIKLDTVKGEKKLEIIYNSYNRLDNLKSTLESKKNEYSSNVKYFSKVVIYQQRIVAYSVTCIIFFLIGSSLGSIIRKGGMGLPVIIAIVIFIIFYVMNVGVENMSWSGKMNPYLAAWLPNLILLPFGVWMTYKALTDSQLFDAEKYKALFKPITKRFTKSKEHQRYQ; this is encoded by the coding sequence ATGTTAAAAATACTAGACCGATATATCATAAAAACCTTCTTTGGACCGTTTTTCTTTATATTCAGCGTATTGTTTTTCATTTTTATTGTAAACATTATCTGGGTTCAGTTGGGGCAGTTTATGGGAAAAGGATTAAGCTACTGGCAGATCCTCAAACTTCTTTTTTATCTTGGGGTGAACGTTATCAGTATGGTTCTTCCGCTTACTATCCTCCTGGCGAGTATTATGTCTTTCGGTGAATTTGGAGAACGTTATGAGCTTGCGGCAATGAAAGCGGCAGGAATTCCTTTGACCAGAGTAATGACTCCCCTTCTGGGAATTTCAACAGCGCTTGCTATTATGCTGTTTTTCTTTTCCAATAATATCATCCCGGATTTTCAGAAGAAAGCTAAAAATATGCTTTTCAATATTGCCCAGACAAAACCGGCCATCAACTTTACTCCGGGACAGTTTATCGACCAGATTCCCGGCTATATGGTAAAGTTTGACAAAATATACGGGGAAAACGGGGAAAATATTGAAGGGGTTTTTGTTCATAAAAAAGCCAACGCTTATGAAAACCAGCAATCCGTTGTTGCGGAAAAAGGAAAATTTGTTCCTGCCGCTAATAAGAATTACCTAAAGCTTGTGCTGTATAACGGATATGTATTTGAAGACGCTTTTGCCGGAAAAGGAGATAATGTAAGACAGAAACAGCCCGACCAGGCCATTAAGTTTGACACACTGGTTTCCCATTTCGACATCAGTGAAATCATCAATAAAGCCATCGAAAAGGAACAGATTACGGATGACTACCGTTTCCAGACGTACAACCAGCTCGACGGAACGATTACCAAAACCAAGAAAGACAATAAGCAGTTCTTTGATAATATAGGCTCTGAAGTCCTTAATCAGACCAATTCTGTTATTACCTATATGGATAAAGGTAATAAACATAAGGTAGCTCCTAAAACCCAGATCAAGCTGGATACGGTAAAAGGTGAAAAAAAACTTGAAATCATTTATAATTCCTACAACAGGCTGGATAATCTTAAGTCTACGCTGGAATCTAAAAAGAATGAGTACAGTTCCAATGTAAAATACTTCAGTAAAGTGGTTATTTATCAGCAAAGAATCGTTGCCTATTCGGTAACCTGTATTATCTTCTTCCTGATCGGATCGAGTTTAGGGTCTATCATCAGAAAAGGTGGAATGGGACTTCCGGTAATTATTGCTATTGTTATTTTCATTATTTTTTATGTAATGAATGTTGGCGTGGAAAACATGTCATGGAGCGGAAAAATGAATCCTTATCTTGCCGCCTGGCTTCCTAACCTGATCCTTCTTCCCTTCGGAGTGTGGATGACGTATAAAGCGCTTACAGATTCGCAATTGTTTGATGCAGAAAAGTACAAAGCATTATTCAAACCGATCACCAAAAGGTTTACAAAAAGTAAAGAACATCAGAGGTATCAGTAA
- the frr gene encoding ribosome recycling factor translates to MEELDLILESVKQDMDAAVKHLDHAFQRIRAGRASTTMVQDVMVEYYGAMTPINQVANVSIPDAMTISIQPWDRTAINAIEKAIINSNLGFAPSNNGENIILNVPPLTEERRKELAKQAKAEAEQTKVTVRNARQDGLKELKKLDGVSEDVIKGVEEEIQTYTDKYVKLCDEHLKTKEAEIMKV, encoded by the coding sequence ATGGAAGAATTAGATCTTATATTAGAATCTGTAAAACAAGACATGGATGCAGCTGTAAAGCACCTTGATCACGCATTTCAAAGAATCAGAGCGGGACGTGCTTCTACAACAATGGTTCAGGATGTAATGGTAGAATATTACGGGGCTATGACTCCTATCAACCAGGTTGCGAATGTTTCTATTCCGGATGCCATGACTATCTCTATTCAACCTTGGGACAGAACTGCAATCAATGCGATTGAAAAAGCGATCATCAATTCCAACTTAGGTTTTGCACCTTCCAACAACGGAGAAAATATCATCCTTAACGTTCCGCCTTTAACAGAGGAAAGAAGAAAAGAGCTTGCAAAGCAGGCAAAAGCTGAAGCAGAACAAACTAAAGTTACAGTAAGAAACGCAAGACAGGACGGTTTGAAAGAACTTAAAAAACTGGATGGAGTTTCTGAAGACGTTATCAAAGGTGTGGAAGAAGAAATCCAGACGTATACAGATAAATATGTTAAGCTTTGCGATGAGCATCTTAAGACAAAAGAAGCTGAAATTATGAAAGTATAA